In the Daphnia magna isolate NIES unplaced genomic scaffold, ASM2063170v1.1 Dm_contigs132, whole genome shotgun sequence genome, one interval contains:
- the LOC116919570 gene encoding uncharacterized protein LOC116919570, with translation MGPRATQYHGTSNETTMSYDQNSEPELAECHAPDNQLGLNYFRQQSSQHQQPHIQPGPSTEMNFRQQSNGHGGRGGGTLQQQLNLPGPSSGKNLRQLQDTNFFDAAETQAFPAEACNGNKRPQLSQQPRHTASEVSTQDSFVGRSSNKEILRQPRNLNEIPNAVFQDYVKRSLEFLKIHCREMSAKIDDLLESRPKPCICTIQRMEDNEEQFNLPMESFAAVEDMEKTMGDQQTRQQMILILLRLGGVSLQKTVYSIMEKLFTCEIGMHYTWTGKSTKEFEKEKFSDLKNIYAAICGAVLGNKDLSSDEKTSVKIQFQVTEWLRHCRQNVIKRRISF, from the exons ATGGGTCCTAGAGCAACACAATATCACGGTACAAGTAACGAAACTACAATGTCTTACGACCAGAACAGTGAACCGGAACTGGCGGAATGTCATGCCCCAGACAACCAATTGGGCTTGAATTATTTCCGTCAGCAATCTAGTCAGCATCAGCAGCCTCACATTCAACCTGGCCCATCTACTGAAATGAATTTCCGCCAACAATCGAATGGACATGGTGGTCGTGGTGGTGGCACTTTGCAACAGCAGCTAAATCTCCCTGGCCCGTCTTCCGGAAAGAATCTCCGGCAACTACAAGATACTAATTTCTTTGATGCAGCAGAAACACAAGCATTTCCTGCTGAAGCGTGCAATGGAAACAAGCGACCGCAACTAAGTCAGCAACCGCGTCACACTGCATCAGAAGTGTCGACACAGGATTCCTTTGTTGGACGATCGTCCAACAAAGAAATCCTGCGGCAACCACGCAATCTTAACGAAATACCAAATGCAG TATTTCAGGACTACGTGAAAAGAAGTTtggaatttttgaaaattcacTGTAGAGAAATGTCTGCCAAAATCGACGATCTCTTGGAATCTAGGCCAAAGCCTTGTATTTGTACTATCCAAAGAATGGAGGACAACGAGGAACAATTTAATTTGCCTATGGAGTCTTTTGCTGCTGTCGAAGACATGGAAAAAACGATGGGGGACCAACAAACTCGGCAGCAAATG ATTCTAATATTACTCCGATTGGGTGGAGTTTCCCTCCAGAAAACAGTTTACTCTATAATGGAAAAGCTTTTTACCTGCGAAATCGGAATGCACTACACTTGGACCGGCAAATCCACAAAAGagttcgaaaaagaaaagttttctgatttaaaaaacatttatgCTGCTATCTGTG GGGCCGTTCTGGGCAACAAAGACCTTTCCAGTGACGAGAAAACATCCGTAAAGATACAGTTCCAAGTGACAGAATGGCTTCGTCATTGCCGACAAAATGTtattaaaagaagaataagtttctga
- the LOC123467011 gene encoding uncharacterized protein LOC123467011 yields MASVDSGVASSNSEEHCEEINVDEDAAAGTFSANANRCKKASAGKQSATESRRKDATPYCVYVLPKYFQKEVVTSKSTTYKCLMGCHNKIVTVFNSTLNNGRRHVATFHNVLLDEFNASFTAGRQSSNVDGKQLLVATIDKHLVNFNDSPSTITPIVTQSQLDDHIMVGTRQIVLCPLQFFTTRVVSVTNLINTNRLYTPGYVYYKELTIEQPLEDEKSHSIQFSDLQIFEKVDMDDSSLYINENIEEKFDFFNSDNESHAGGYLSEDSDCVESFDLDVLEEESIPTNE; encoded by the exons ATGGCTTCTGTCGATAGTGGGGTAGCTTCATCAAACTCAGAAGAACACTGCGAAGAAATAAATGT TGATGAAGATGCTGCTGCAGGTACTTTCAGTGCTAATGCCAATCGTTGTAAAAAAGCTAGTGCTGGCAAACAATCTGCCACGGAATCCAGAAGAAAGGATGCAACTCCATATTGTGTGTATGTACTTCCCAAGTACTTTCAAAAAGAAGTAGTGACTTCAAAATCTACAACATATAAATGCCTAATGGGATGTCACAATAAAATTGTGACTGTGTTCAACAGCACTTTGAACAATGGCAGAAGACATGTTGCT ACATTCCACAATGTATTATTGGATGAGTTTAACGCTTCATTCACTGCTGGAAGACAATCTTCCAATGTTGATGGCAAACAGTTGCTCGTGGCTACAATTGATAAACACCTGGTGAATTTCAACGATTCTCCATCCACAATTACACCAATTGTTACGCAGTCTCAACTCGATGACCACATAATGGTAGGCACTAGGCA GATAGTGTTGTGTCCATTGCAATTCTTCACAACACGTGTTGTGTCCGTGACCAATCTAATCAACacaaacagactttacacaccTGGATACGTGTACTATAAGGAGTTGACTATTG AACAGCCTCTCGAGGATGAAAAATCTCACTCAATACAGTTCAGTGAccttcaaatttttgaaaaagtagATATGGATGATTCTAGTTTGTACATTAATGAGAATATCgaagaaaaatttgacttCTTCAATTCTGACAACGAGTCTCATGCTGGTGGTTATCTTTCGGAGGATAGCGATTGCGTAGAATCTTTCGACTTGGACGTTTTGGAAGAAGAAAGTATTCCAACGAATGAGTAA